ctaccttattttaaaaatttttcttgttattttaacagatttaaataactttttcctaatattttaacGTTATTGTCTTCGTCCAACTTGGTTGTAAAAAAATCAACCactaagctattttttttttttttttcaatcattacaaattaaaaattggtatctaaaaaaatttaacgcaCAAAACCAAAATACaaatagtaacaataaaataataacaaatgataacaataacaacTAAGATgacaaactaataaaaaaaaggtgaaaaaaaaaaagattgttaaggACTGATGAATTAATATGAATGAATAGACAGTATCACCTAAACAGtaatgaaaatcaaatattaatgataacaaaaacaacaataaaaacatagcaaattaagaaataaagtaATCAATGACAAGCAGTAAGCGGTCAAATATAAGCATAAAGCggtcgtggcgcagtggttagagcactTGCTTTAAAAGCGCCATCGGTAAAGAAGGAGACGTGAGCTTCCTTGtaaaatgctcttccgcggtactctgcgacaagaccgttaggtccgCTTGGGtcacttaaaaaacaaaaaaacaaaaatcgtaaaattaaaataaaaatcataaaaaccaaATGATTGATAATGATGACATTACTTAAACAGAAATTCTATTGAAGTATCGAGTATGATAAtaagcataaataaatattaataataactttagcAATGGTATTTATAGGAGATATTTCTAAAATAgcttacatatttttaacaaggGATTCGGATAGCAAACAAAATTGAACttgattattgaaaattaaaattactagaAATACAActaaacttaaagaaatataactaaactttaaagaaacatttttttaaataaagattttttttttaaagttttagggttttttttttctaagtatttattatcattattcatatatttaatttttttcgtaaggaaaaataaaaatactattagcAATACAACCTGCAATACTACCTGCAATAGGATGGAATGAAAGCTTATCTTTATTCTTAAAATCTCTATGAACATTTTAACGCACACCTGTGCGtagttatcttttaaatttacatttataatatataatatttacacgACAAGAATCAAATGTAGTCTGATCACTAACCctgtaaaataaaactaaatacttttttttataaaactaaatacatttttataatactaaACACATAACAGTATTCAAAAGaacaatatttatgtattaatatataaaaggaGAAATGATAAAGCTTAGCATATTTGattgttactatttttatttttttaattttatttgtatttccAAGTTTTATTCGCgaagttgttattattgttatttttcttgtaaatacCTTTCGacactaaataatttaaaaattttttagttgatatatatatattagggtgcatcacaaaataacaatttaaaaaattgattttgtctGACACCTAATTGTgttctatataacaaaaaaacaattactttcaaaaattttagaataagaaatatttttagaggtCCCCCGACACCCTTGAATATTTGACCAGTCCCtaatgtattcaaaaaaatagttttttaaaagtaggtcatgttgggtctcaaattaagtgatattttataaaaattttaaaaataatcatcattttattaaaagaaattcacATTAGATTTTACTGCaataaatatgacatttttaaaataaaaatgaaaaaggtgcattttttgtagttttatatatacatagcagtgaaatataaaatgtttttttttttaactattatttttgaaattttttaaaaattttgcttaattTGAGACCCAACACGACCTActttcaaaaaactatatattttataaatattagggACTGGTCAAATATTCAAAAGTGTCGGGGgacctctaaaaatattttttattttaaaatttttggaagtcattgtttttttgatatacaGAACACAATTAGTTGTCagacaaaatcaattttttaaattgttattttgtgaTGCAccctaatacatatatatatatatatatatatatatatatatatatatatatatatatatatatatatatatatatatatatatttatgtatgtatatatatatatatatatatatatatatatatatatatatataaatatatatatatgaatatatatatatatatatataaatatatatatatatatatatatatatatatatatatatatatatatatatatatatatatatatatatatatatatatatacatatatatataacagtaatgataaaataagaaataacaaaaaattaataataaataaataaaataataacttatttaaaaaagtactacattaaatattacaacaagtttttaaacaaaatattcgcACAATTTAGACAACAGTCATTCAAAATTTGTtgtgtaatgaaaaaaaatgtttatactttaaaaagccttctaaaaaaattagctcaatgtcatttatcaaaagtttttgttgttagttttattttaaaccggttatccaaaaaaagaaaaagaaacagaaTAAGGTCTTTGTTTAGCACAGTGTTTCACAACTTAAATtagtttatgattaaaaaaaaaataatatttttggatAACCGTTATTTGAAAGTCGGGTATTGTATATAAGATTAATGTTCTTAAATTTAAGACTgctaaaagtctttttaaaatcttttttctcgtaaaattttttttgctacttgtaaactttttacttaataatgtaATCAATATGATGCGATACTCGATAATGTCTTAATACGATGCGATACTCGATAATGTCTTAATACGATACGATACTCGTTATGAGTATTGTATACTACtgttttattgtttgaaatttaagtTTTCCAATTGTATTTTTGCTCAAAGATGCatgtaagttttattatatattgatttaCTTAAAAGGggtgtattttaaaaagtattgtgctaaagaataataaagataaaagaaataacagatatattatatcatataataGAGATAATATAATAGAGATAGCATATTTATTAGAATTATATAAGCGTATTATGTAATTTAATATgtgtataaaaatgtataataaatgtaGATTTTactaacataaatatttttcgtTGCAAAGAAAGATAATCTCGgtatttttaaaagtgtaacttttgcacaaataatatttaaataaaatctggTTTATCAAGCAATAAGGAAAACTCTTCAGGATAGCTAGTTTTTTGGGCcaccatttttacaaaaaaaaaatagtaataattgaaaatgatataacaTTTTCCAAATGAGGATCAATATTTTTAAGGCCACCAAAACTAAGTTGATTAGAGCCTCTAAACATCTAAACATTACGTCACGTCTTGTACATTATcagataatttttattgaatttctGCAAAAGTTATGTTAAAGTTAACCTCAGGCAATAAgggaaaaaagtttatatattattcataataAGATTAtactgaattttaataatacaatctTTTATTGCAGTATAAGGTTATAcaaggttttaaatttatgaagcATTTCAAGATTATACTAATTATACTAGTCAACAGCCTTATctatagcaacaaaaaaactatactaATTATACTAAAGAATATGGTTGTGTAATTTTATTTGACTATACCGTAGTATAAGAGTCATCTCCCAGTGGGCACTgtacgtttttaaaacgtttttaaaacgttttttagacgtttttataaggtttaaacctaataaaaacGTCCAaagaacgttttaaaaacgtactGTGCCCACTGGGCTGATACTACGATAAAGTTTTACAACGACACAATCTTCAGTAGAGttgaaagtaaaactaaaaaacgtcttttaatcaacattaaaataagGTGTTAATATtgtactataaaaaataattatttaaacaactgcACACAAttaagtaaaacttaaaaaaatatattacaaatgtGAACTATATTATATGTAAATGTTGTTAAGATAAATTAACTCGTTATTAGGAGTATAATATATTCATTCTTTGTTAGAAGCTTGtattagttaacaaaaaaaaaaatttccgctGAATGTTGAAGGCATATTTTGTTGTTTGctgttgtaaattttaactgcTTGGTATTTTGCGTGTGgatatacaatacaatagtgGATAATTCTAGTGTAGGGTATATTTAATCCCCATTAAAATATAACAGCAACACAATaacatatatagatatgtaaCATATCTATATATGTTATTGTGTTAtaccataaaatatatagatataagtaattttatcttaaaattatCTATATACAAGTAATATTattctcatttaaaaaaagtaagcaCATTCAATTTCACACaaggaaatattatttatgcgaagtaattgaaaaactaaaatttttttcactaaaacaaaatatggaaacgtcaataaaaaatgaaaacgtttttaaacaagataaatactttatttttgcaACAATATGCCAAAGgctattaaatagtttaatttaaaaaattaattggttTACAAGGTAAATCAATGCAAAATTTTGACCTTTTGGAACAATTATTACAACacctaattttaaatatttttagttattcgatgtaaattaaaaatagtcaataaaattttcaaagagtAACTATTGTTccaatatatgatttaaaagtaGAATTATACTCAGTTCAATTTCGTGGACCTTATTTGTGGAATTAGTTTTCCGATATTGTTAATACAAAGAAAACAACGCTATAtcagtttaaaaatgaattaaaatggAAAATGAAGCAAGATGGATTTACAAAGGGTAAAGGATTAAAATATTTGcggttttaaatgtttcttttaaagtttgttataaattataatttttagtaataaaattataattattgataataataataataaaaacagtaaagtaataaaaataaaaaaaataaatgtatacatacatacatgaatgtatgtatgtatgtatgtatgtatgtatgtatgtatgtatgtatgtatgtatgtatgtatgtatgtatgtatgtatgtatgtatgtatgtatgtatgtatgtatgtatgtatgtatgtatgtatgtatgtatgtatgtatgtatgtatgtatgtatgtacccAGCAAGCacacaacgttgaaacaacgttgaaataacgttgatatatatatattatatatatatatatatatatatatatatatatatatatacatatatatatatgtatatatatatatatatatatatatatctatatatatatatatatatatatatatatatatatataaatgttgttccttaattttttattatttaacaatttaacggCAAAGTTAACAGAGAGTAATATTCTATAAACTAAAGAAGTGtatattaattatgtaaataatgtgTATTGTTCGATAAACTCTACTGTTTTGCGAGTTATGcttgttgtaatgtttgttgtatttactttttactagttacttttattataatgtgCCATGTTAGCTTatatattgaaagttttttttttgtcttcttttaataacgtttaaaatgtttcataagATCATCTACAAAATCGTttagtttctaaaaaattaagtaatttgaAATGGGTAAGAGTAACAGTAAATTACCTCCTGACGAACTTAACCAGTTGTTAAATGCTACTTACTTTAACGCTAAAGAAGTAAAAAGGAGATATAGTggatttttaattgattgtccGAATGGAACATTAAACCGGGAACAGTTTATCGAACTCTACGTCAGCTTTTATGCATCTACCGACGCAAAGAAATTTGCTGAGCATGTTTTCAGAACGTTCGATAATAATGGCGATGGAAAAATaggtaaatataaaatttttatttttgtattagattaaaagtttttagttatacAATTTTTAGTGTATAAgctaacttgaaaaataaacacaaaagcGAAAACTTTTGGCTGTAGTTGAACCCTTAGTTGATTTCTTTTTGGAGTTTAAAAAcggttttttttagattttcacgAATTTATATCCTCTTTGTCTGTCACAACGCGTGGTACAATAGAAGAAAAGCTTGAATGGATATTCAAACTCTACGATATTGATAGAAACGGTTTCATAACTCTAGAAGAGCTAACAAGTATAGTTGATACCGTTAAGAGTATGGTTGGCTTATTTGACGACAAAAGACTGTCAAAAGAAAATGTTCAGAGAGTGTTTGATAAACTAGACAAAAATGCAGATGGAAAATTAAGCTTAAAAGAGTTTATAGACGGTGCAAAAGAAGATGAATCTTTTGTGCTTTTATTGCAAGCGTATACACCGAGGTAAAGTTTATTGCAAATAAGGAAAACTATATAACCTAAGTAATGTTCATTGCGAATAAAGAGAATCTAGAGCCGCCTACATTTTactgtgattaaaaaaaaaacaatgcgcACACAGGAAAACTCATTGTGATTAAAGAAAACTATATACACCTAATATAGTATTGAGAACTCATTGTGAATAATGAAAACTATATATACCTAATATAGTATTTGTGATTAATAATAGTTTCGTccaagcaaaattttttttgtgaatagaaagagtatttttagtttagaagAGTTTGctatagtaatataatatataagataatagAAAATTTCATACCGCCTTCGCATAGTTCattgtgaataaaaaattaataaatgcttgttgtgaataaaaaattaataactatacGTTGTGAATAAAgagttatatataacaaaaaaaaaatagctatgtaaagtttatatataacaaaaaatgaatcaaGACAAGGTTTATATCCACAACAGGGGGCAATGCTTCTATCCACAACAGGAGGAGAATGCTTTCTGTCTTTGAAGTTTAATAGTTAGTAAAATAAGAACCAAGCTTATACTATTATagatttttcagtttaaaattgatattactTTTTAGAAAGTAGTCACAACATGTCCAACATGAAGTTCAGATTCTGGATCTTTAAAGtatcttttagaaaaaacttttaaacggTTTTCTTACCTGCATATAAGCTTAATACGGgctaattttttgaaaactaattctaaaatgaaaaaaactacgGAATAGTTGTGCCATTTGTGAcgctaatttaaatttaaatgataattcgTTTAAACtgtatttgttattaatatttagtaattaagtAGAACTTAATAACACTAATTGCTTCTTTAATCAAGTTGCAGAGTATCTTTATCTgaataagataatataaaattttaataaaaaataaacaactttttttaataaactattaagtTTTCAGTGgcgtaattatttttttttaattttgaaaaataggcgtaaagttattgaaaataaaatttattgttagtGAACCTAAAATGTATTTTCCTTCTATGATATTTTACGTCTCTTAAAAATCTttgttctaaataaaatttgctcA
This genomic interval from Hydra vulgaris chromosome 01, alternate assembly HydraT2T_AEP contains the following:
- the LOC100200768 gene encoding visinin-like protein 1, translated to MGKSNSKLPPDELNQLLNATYFNAKEVKRRYSGFLIDCPNGTLNREQFIELYVSFYASTDAKKFAEHVFRTFDNNGDGKIDFHEFISSLSVTTRGTIEEKLEWIFKLYDIDRNGFITLEELTSIVDTVKSMVGLFDDKRLSKENVQRVFDKLDKNADGKLSLKEFIDGAKEDESFVLLLQAYTPR